The following are encoded together in the Lathyrus oleraceus cultivar Zhongwan6 chromosome 3, CAAS_Psat_ZW6_1.0, whole genome shotgun sequence genome:
- the LOC127131082 gene encoding uncharacterized protein LOC127131082, which produces MTMTKSRLPHPITYRHCNARLFHHESRDTCFTGGKISFSRVNAPIELQQLFLDDSAEGKHFRQHIRSYNHVLSFTSIGVHVDENILASDRGIYTFSAQGAFYHNIGGFYPNQSVRPRFLQLYIYDTDNELHNRMQENPQLHQNIIHKLQKMLHQFNPFVIRFKQLSLFPNISECSIILKERPNSMEYGRDINVIRHDGNLKKVQDTKGYYDPLQYPILFPFGTHGWDINTTNRNGRRVSYRAYYSYMLQIRPNDQSILLNAGRLLQQYVVDNYVKIESGRLRWIKDHQRDIRSELYQGLQDSLHVSETNADTNSYSINI; this is translated from the exons ATGACGATGACAAAATCTCGGTTGCCTCATCCAATTACCTATAGACACTGCAATGCAAGATTGTTTCATCATGAATCACGTGACACGTGTTTTACTGGTGGAAAGATATCATTTTCACGAGTTAATGCTCCTATAGAATTGCAACAATTATTTTTGGATGATTCAGCTGAAGGAAAACATTTTAGGCAACATATTCGAAGTTATAACCATGTGCTCTCATTCACTTCAATTGGTGTTCACGTTGATGAGAATATTCTTGCATCTGATCGTGGTATATACACATTTAGTGCTCAAGGTGCTTTTTACCATAACATAGGAGGTTTCTATCCAAATCAGAGTGTCAGACCGCGTTTCTTACAACTATACATCTACGACACCGATAATGAGCTACATAATAGAATGCAGGAAAATCCACAACTGCACCAAAATATAATTCACAAATTACAGAAAATGCTCCATCAGTTTAATCCTTTTGTAATTAGGTTCAAGCAATTGTCACTATTTCCAAATATCAGTGAATGTAGCATCATACTTAAGGAGCGTCCAA ATTCTATGGAATATGGAAGGGATATTAATGTCATTCGTCATGATGGAAATCTCAAAAAAGTTCAAGACACAAAGGGATATTATGATCCTTTGCAATATCCTATATTATTTCCATTTGGGACGCATGGTTGGGACATCAACACAACAAATCGTAATGGACGAAGAGTGTCATATCGAGCGTATTACAGTTACATGCTTCAG ATTCGTCCAAATGACCAATCAATTTTGTTAAATGCGGGCCGACTATTGCAACAATATGTTGTAGACAATTATGTAAAAATTGAATCTGGGAGGTTAAGGTGGATTAAAGATCACCAAAGGGATATACGTTCTGAATTATACCAAGGTTTACAGGATTCTTTGCATGTTAGTGAAACTAATGCAGATACAAATTCATATAGCATAAATATATAG
- the LOC127127422 gene encoding pyruvate decarboxylase 2, producing MDTRLGSLDLSKPTSNDVVSCAKANSTSCIQPSIPSTPFSSTDATLGRHLARRLVQVGVTDVFSVPGDFNLTLLDHLIDEPGLNLIGCCNELNAGYAADGYARSRGVGACVVTFTVGGLSVLNAIAGAYSENLPLICIVGGPNSNDYGSNRILHHTIGLPDFSQELRCFQTVTCFQAVVNNLEDAHELIDTAISTALKESKPVYISIGCNLPAIPHPTFSRDPVPFSLAPKLSNQMGLEAAVEAAAEFLNKAVKPVLVGGPKLRVAKASDAFVELADASGYALAVMPSAKGMVPEHHPHFIGTYWGAVSTAFCAEIVESADAYLFAGPIFNDYSSVGYSLLLKKEKAIIVMPDRVVIANGPAFGCVLMNDFLKALAKRLKHNNVAYENYHRIFVPDGTPLKSASKEPLRVNVMFQHIQKMLSSETAVIAETGDSWFNCQKLKLPEGCGYEFQMQYGSIGWSVGATLGYAQAVPEKRVIACIGDGSFQVTAQDVSTMLRCGQKTIIFLINNGGYTIEVEIHDGPYNVIKNWNYTGLIDAIHNGEGKCWTTKVFWEEELVEAIAKATGPKKDSLCFIEVIVHKDDTSKELLEWGSRVSAANSRPPNPQ from the exons ATGGACACAAGGTTAGGCTCTTTAGATTTAAGCAAACCAACCAGCAACGACGTCGTTTCATGCGCTAAAGCAAACAGTACATCCTGCATCCAGCCGTCGATTCCATCAACACCGTTTTCCTCCACCGACGCTACGCTAGGCCGCCACCTAGCACGTAGGCTAGTCCAAGTCGGCGTCACCGACGTTTTCTCCGTTCCCGGTGACTTCAACCTCACGCTTCTCGATCACCTCATCGATGAACCGGGGCTTAACTTAATCGGTTGCTGTAACGAGCTCAATGCGGGCTATGCCGCCGACGGTTACGCTCGATCACGCGGTGTCGGTGCTTGTGTGGTTACGTTCACTGTTGGTGGACTTAGTGTTCTTAATGCTATAGCTGGAGCTTATAGTGAGAATTTGCCGCTTATTTGTATAGTTGGTGGACCAAACTCCAATGATTATGGAAGTAACAGGATTCTTCATCATACCATTGGGTTACCTGATTTTAGCCAAGAGTTGAGGTGTTTTCAAACGGTTACTTGCTTCCAG GCTGTGGTGAATAATTTGGAAGATGCTCATGAGTTGATTGATACAGCAATCTCAACTGCACTGAAAGAGAGCAAGCCTGTTTATATAAGCATTGGATGTAACTTGCCTGCAATTCCTCACCCAACTTTCAGTCGTGATCCTGTCCCTTTTTCACTCGCTCCAAA ATTGTCTAACCAGATGGGGTTGGAAGCAGCAGTTGAGGCAGCAGCGGAGTTTCTAAACAAAGCAGTGAAGCCAGTACTAGTAGGTGGTCCTAAACTGAGGGTAGCAAAAGCATCTGATGCCTTTGTCGAACTAGCTGATGCGAGTGGTTACGCGCTAGCTGTGATGCCATCGGCTAAAGGGATGGTTCCGGAGCACCATCCTCATTTCATTGGAACTTATTGGGGTGCTGTGAGTACTGCATTCTGTGCTGAGATTGTTGAATCAGCTGATGCATACTTGTTTGCTGGTCCCATTTTTAATGACTACAGTTCGGTTGGGTATTCACTTCTTCTCAAGAAAGAGAAGGCGATCATTGTGATGCCCGATCGGGTTGTGATTGCTAACGGACCTGCATTTGGATGTGTGTTGATGAATGATTTCCTTAAGGCACTTGCAAAGCGTCTCAAACACAACAATGTCGCATATGAAAATTACCATAGGATATTTGTCCCTGATGGGACACCTTTGAAGTCTGCATCAAAAGAACCTTTGAGAGTTAATGTTATGTTCCAACATATACAAAAGATGCTGTCTAGTGAAACAGCTGTAATTGCTGAGACAGGGGACTCATGGTTTAACTGCCAAAAGTTGAAATTGCCCGAGGGATGTGG GTATGAGTTTCAAATGCAATATGGCTCAATTGGATGGTCTGTTGGTGCAACTCTTGGCTATGCACAAGCGGTACCCGAGAAGCGAGTGATTGCTTGCATTGGCGATGGAAGCTTCCAG GTAACAGCACAGGATGTATCAACAATGCTGCGATGTGGCCAGAAAACCATCATCTTTCTGATAAACAACGGCGGATACACTATTGAGGTAGAAATTCATGATGGGCCATACAATGTTATCAAGAACTGGAACTACACTGGATTGATTGACGCAATTCACAACGGTGAAGGAAAATGTTGGACTACCAAG GTATTCTGGGAAGAGGAGCTAGTAGAAGCAATTGCAAAAGCAACAGGACCAAAGAAAGACAGCTTATGTTTCATAGAAGTGATTGTGCACAAGGATGACACAAGCAAGGAATTGCTTGAGTGGGGCTCAAGGGTCTCTGCTGCCAATAGCCGTCCCCCAAATCCTCAGTAA